The following coding sequences lie in one Pempheris klunzingeri isolate RE-2024b chromosome 13, fPemKlu1.hap1, whole genome shotgun sequence genomic window:
- the setd3 gene encoding actin-histidine N-methyltransferase yields MGKKSRVKTQKSGSGASAVVSPKEMMNFISELLQKCSSGAPSAGKEWEEYIQIRGLVEKIRKKQKGMSIVFEGSREDYFPDLMTWAQENGASCDGFTVTNFGVEGYGLQATRDIKAEELFLWIPRKMLMTVESAQNSVLGPLYSQDRILQAMGNVTLALHLLCERADPSSSWLPYIRSLPQEYDTPLFYQQDEVQLLLGTQAVQDVLSQYKNTARQYAYFYKLVQTHPAASKLPLKDSFTFDDYRWAVSSVMTRQNQIPTEDGSRVTLALIPLWDMCNHTNGLITTGYNLEDDRCECVALRDYKENEQIYIFYGTRSNAEFVIHNGFFFQDNAHDRVKIKLGVSKSERLYAMKAEVLARAGIPASCIFALHCSEPPISAQLLAFLRVFCMTEEELKDYLLGDRAINKIFTLGNSEFPVSWDNEIKLWTFLETRAALLLKTYKTTSEEDRAMLEKPDLSFHSRVAIQLRLAEKQILDKVLASGRTKRLHFEKKLEEGAPLPCYEESDIALLENNDTDAKLPIILHKLEKVEEGQEIPVEEQLLNGQKAVYGIDMEANGVVLQERVNKDVHSALDSIGSSTQIDQREVASRSASRTEDGPKENSE; encoded by the exons ATGGGAAAGAAGAGTCGGGTGAAGACTCAGAAGTCGGGTTCAGGAGCCAGCGCTGTGGTTTCCCCCAAGGAGATGATGAACTTCATCTCTGAACTGCTGCAGA AATGCAGCAGTGGAGCACCCTCTGCTGGTAAAGAGTGGGAGGAGTACATTCAGATCAGAGGCTTGGTGGAGAAGATTCGCAAGAAACAGAAGG GTATGTCGATAGTGTTtgagggcagcagagaggactaCTTCCCAGATCTGATGACCTGGGCTCAGGAAAATGGGGCGTCCTGTGACGGCTTCACAGTGACCAACTTTGGAGTGGAGGGCTACGGCCTGCAGGCCACCAGAGATATCAAG gcagagGAACTGTTCTTGTGGATCCCCAGGAAGATGCTAATGACGGTAGAGTCGGCTCAGAACTCCGTACTGG GTCCTCTGTACAGCCAGGACAGGATCCTCCAGGCCATGGGCAACGTGACACTGGCCCTCCACCTGCTGTGTGAGCGGGCTGACCCTTCTTCATCCTGGCTGCCGTACATCCGCAGTCTCCCTCAGGAGTACGACACGCCTCTGTTCTACCAGCAGGATgaggtgcagctgctgctgggcACACAGGCGGTGCAGGACGTCCTGAGCCAGTATAAGAACACCGCACGCCAGTATGCTTACTTCTACAAGCTGGTACAG ACTCATCCGGCCGCCAGCAAACTGCCCCTGAAGGACAGCTTCACATTTGATGACtacag gtggGCAGTGTCCTCAGTGATGACCCGTCAGAACCAGATCCCTACTGAGGACGGCAGCCGGGTCACTCTGGCGCTCATCCCCCTCTGGGACATGTGTAACCACACCAATGGACTG ATCACCACTGGCTACAACCTGGAGGACGATCGCTGTGAATGTGTGGCTCTGCGGGACTACAAGGAGAACGAACAG ATCTACATCTTCTACGGCACAAGATCCAATGCCGAGTTCGTCATCCACAACGGCTTCTTCTTCCAAGACAACGCCCACGACCGAGTGAAGATTAAGCTGGGTGTCAGTAAGAGCGAACGTCTGTATGCCATGAAGGCTGAAGTGCTGGCCCGAGCTGGCATCCCAGC gtcCTGTATCTTTGCTCTGCACTGTAGTGAACCCCCCATTTCAGCCCAGCTCCTAGCCTTCCTCAGAGTCTTCTGCATGACAGAGG agGAACTGAAGGACTACCTGCTCGGGGATCGTGCCATCAATAAGATCTTCACCCTGGGCAACAGCGAGTTCCCAGTCAGCTGGGACAACGAGATCAAGTTGTGGACTTTCCTTGAGACCCGAGCTGCTCTTCTGCTCAAGACTTACAAGACCACCTCAGAG GAAGACCGCGCCATGCTTGAGAAACCTGATCTATCCTTCCATTCTCGCGTGGCCATCCAGCTCCGCCTGGCCGAGAAGCAGATCCTGGACAAGGTGTTGGCCAGTGGACGGACCAAACGTCTGCACTTTgagaagaagctggaggaggGCGCCCCGTTGCCCTGCTACGAGGAAAGCGATATTGCTTTGCTGGAGAACAATGACACAGATGCAAAGCTTCCTATTATCCTGCACAAGctggagaaggtggaggaagGCCAGGAGATCCCGGTGGAGGAGCAGCTCCTGAATGGGCAGAAGGCTGTGTATGGGATAGATATGGAGGCCAATGGAGTGGTGCTGCAGGAGAGAGTCAACAAAGATGTGCATTCAGCTTTGGACTCGATTGGAAGTTCAACCCAGATAGACCAAAGGGAAGTGGCTAGCCGAAGTGCCAGTCGAACTGAAGATGGTCCCAAAGAGAACAGTGAATAA